The Corallococcus soli genome has a window encoding:
- a CDS encoding SDR family oxidoreductase, whose amino-acid sequence MSAPHEEEKEGGDAKKPAVVVTGISGNLGRTLAKMLHKRERIIGIDRRPFLGKPKDVEMHQMDLRKKKAEDVFRKNEIRAVIHMGIMHDPRMSEEEHHSFNVVGTTRLLEYCAKYGVKKVVVLSSANVYGPSPDNSNFLTEDAPLMAASRFSGVRDLIEVDMLAHSFFWKHPHIETVILRPVHIVGPTIKNAPSNYLRLRYPWTLAGFDPMVQLIHVEDVARAMVEALRPEPKGVYNVVGPGQVPLSAVLGELGHTAIPVPHPVARPLLGLMFRYRLANFPPPELDHIQFLCAVDGNRWVQDVGWKSRYSMRDTIRSVVGE is encoded by the coding sequence GTGAGCGCCCCGCACGAGGAGGAGAAGGAGGGCGGGGACGCGAAGAAGCCCGCCGTCGTCGTCACCGGCATCAGCGGCAACCTGGGCCGCACCCTGGCGAAGATGCTGCACAAGCGCGAGCGCATCATCGGCATCGACCGGCGCCCCTTCCTGGGCAAGCCGAAGGACGTCGAGATGCACCAGATGGACCTGCGCAAGAAGAAGGCGGAGGACGTCTTTCGCAAGAACGAGATCCGCGCCGTCATCCACATGGGCATCATGCACGACCCGCGCATGAGCGAGGAGGAGCACCACTCCTTCAACGTCGTGGGCACCACGCGCCTGCTGGAGTACTGCGCGAAGTACGGCGTGAAGAAGGTGGTCGTCCTGTCCTCGGCCAACGTCTACGGCCCCAGCCCGGACAACTCCAACTTCCTCACCGAGGACGCGCCGCTGATGGCCGCCAGCCGCTTCTCCGGCGTGCGCGACCTCATCGAAGTGGACATGCTGGCGCACAGCTTCTTCTGGAAGCATCCGCACATTGAGACGGTCATCCTGCGGCCCGTCCACATCGTCGGGCCCACCATCAAGAACGCGCCGTCCAACTACCTGCGGCTGCGCTACCCGTGGACGCTCGCGGGCTTCGACCCGATGGTGCAGCTCATCCACGTGGAGGACGTGGCGCGCGCGATGGTGGAGGCCCTGCGCCCGGAGCCCAAGGGCGTCTACAACGTCGTCGGCCCCGGCCAGGTGCCCCTGTCCGCGGTGCTGGGAGAGCTGGGCCACACCGCCATCCCTGTGCCGCACCCGGTGGCCCGCCCGCTCCTGGGCCTGATGTTCCGCTACCGCCTGGCCAACTTCCCGCCCCCGGAGCTGGACCACATCCAGTTCCTCTGCGCCGTGGACGGCAACCGGTGGGTCCAGGACGTCGGCTGGAAGTCCCGGTACTCCATGCGCGACACCATCCGCTCCGTGGTGGGCGAGTAG
- a CDS encoding tetratricopeptide repeat protein, translated as MAKSMVERYEQLLRQDPTSSVFVELAKALLEKGDAARTIEVCTQGITHHPTSTVGRVLWGKALIQLGRPAEAMEQFDQAIAIEKDNPYAYNLIGEVLLQRGLFRSALPILRKAVALQPNNGRVKQWLDQAQQALSGGPAPIFADLGTLAVPAAAPDDDEAPAPATEAQPSAFGARAAAAAGLEPRRARAETPAGGLEHAASGTAPTSGEAPTAADSGTPAEARASAGPASPDGMEGSTGPGSERTAQGRDTAPGTGSTAQGSDADPDSEHTEQGSDADPASERSAQGSDADPASELMGQDGARTSSRRSTRDGATTSGEPEQGLPTEPGSEGTAQGGAPEQGAERAAQDGAAAQGTGTEGGPPAPGSGRGRSSGMLADLPELPADEPASSQGSGLLGNLPGPEAVRPRAAAPVAPVAATPGGKRSLLDDIPDASDLAAAAARNKAAANAKDTEALAAKYEREMHEKIAKERAKQSLLERYGTKTVALFVAVIFLIASAGFFVLYRSRSGGQTLSETLELARRAVAQDTGASLDEALRQLERARDMDESSAQAWALTAYAHALRYQDHGGASEDRRQALEALERPGVKDGFGGLALATNELVADERGRESTRRALLASQDEVTEVHALAGNLLLAAKDEKQALDRFDRALKASPGNVRALVSLGGYYLASEDFAQALEMFKRARDVSKEHPAARIGMAESRLALEQELDAALAEVAPLAKDPRLPPALKPRQQLVHGELLSALGRYEEARPLLSQGTQGPLAMDFQLALGAAGRAAGKLEAAQQAYEAALKLQPKSETAKEGLGRTLLDRDREREALQRLEVDGGRKVALVRGAAYARLGDWKKARLELARTRVNDRYPPEAVAWLALADANEGNGAQARDVLEKALAKRPRTDLRVALGQVYWRERALDKAQAQFDEALKDPRDYEGACSLGRLLLARGLPDMALKPLTQAVERNGAHGEARDALGRALLALGRTPEALKQFEAWQLDNPGNAAAHKGFALALYQSGRRKEAEGASGRAVKLAPDDAEGQRLRAALLFSNGDARGGFSALERANKLDSKDPDTFCEIAQAFLRQGQVESADAAFAAARREGPDATCGRVGELYAQLPGGGRGASRTLKDLADKAPTVWDKAFAQTTLARVLLGAGLVKEARVAADEAVKLAPFSGRAHLALGLVAFKQRQEAPAREALAKAVELEPTDGMAHLALADVLARETAELPRAVESYEAFLKLAGGAPEAARVKKALPLLKRRASR; from the coding sequence ATGGCCAAGTCGATGGTGGAGCGCTACGAGCAGCTCCTCCGGCAGGACCCGACCTCTTCCGTCTTCGTGGAGTTGGCGAAGGCGTTGTTGGAGAAGGGAGACGCGGCGCGCACGATTGAAGTGTGCACCCAAGGCATCACCCACCACCCCACGTCCACCGTGGGACGGGTGCTGTGGGGCAAGGCCCTCATCCAACTGGGCCGTCCCGCGGAGGCGATGGAGCAGTTCGACCAGGCCATCGCCATCGAGAAGGACAACCCCTACGCCTACAACCTCATTGGCGAGGTGTTGTTGCAGCGCGGGCTGTTCCGCTCGGCGCTGCCCATCCTTCGCAAGGCCGTGGCGCTCCAGCCCAACAACGGGCGCGTGAAGCAGTGGCTGGACCAGGCCCAGCAGGCGCTGTCGGGTGGGCCGGCGCCCATCTTCGCGGACCTGGGCACGCTGGCCGTTCCAGCGGCGGCCCCGGACGACGACGAAGCGCCGGCGCCGGCGACCGAAGCGCAGCCCTCCGCGTTCGGTGCGCGAGCTGCCGCGGCCGCGGGGCTGGAGCCGCGTCGGGCCCGGGCGGAGACGCCAGCAGGAGGCCTGGAGCATGCCGCGTCCGGCACCGCGCCGACGAGCGGAGAGGCCCCGACGGCGGCGGATTCCGGTACCCCGGCGGAGGCACGTGCTTCGGCGGGACCTGCGTCCCCAGACGGAATGGAGGGCTCCACCGGCCCGGGCTCCGAGCGCACGGCGCAGGGACGCGACACGGCTCCTGGCACCGGGAGCACGGCACAGGGGAGCGACGCGGATCCGGACTCCGAGCACACGGAACAGGGAAGTGACGCGGATCCAGCTTCCGAGCGCTCGGCGCAGGGAAGTGACGCGGATCCGGCTTCCGAGCTGATGGGGCAGGACGGGGCCAGGACTTCTTCCAGGCGCTCGACGCGGGACGGGGCCACGACCTCCGGAGAGCCGGAGCAGGGCCTCCCCACGGAGCCTGGTTCCGAGGGTACGGCGCAGGGCGGTGCCCCGGAACAGGGGGCCGAGCGCGCGGCGCAGGATGGCGCCGCCGCGCAGGGGACCGGGACCGAGGGTGGCCCGCCGGCGCCGGGGAGCGGCCGGGGACGCTCGTCCGGAATGCTCGCGGACCTCCCGGAGCTCCCGGCCGACGAGCCCGCCTCGTCGCAGGGGAGTGGACTGCTCGGGAACCTTCCAGGCCCCGAGGCGGTCCGGCCCCGGGCCGCCGCACCGGTGGCGCCCGTGGCGGCGACGCCGGGTGGCAAGCGCTCACTGCTGGATGACATCCCGGACGCCTCGGACCTGGCGGCGGCCGCGGCTCGCAACAAGGCGGCGGCGAACGCGAAGGACACGGAGGCGCTCGCCGCGAAGTACGAGCGCGAGATGCACGAGAAGATCGCCAAGGAGCGGGCGAAGCAGTCCCTCCTGGAGCGCTACGGCACGAAGACCGTGGCCCTCTTCGTCGCGGTCATCTTCCTCATCGCGAGCGCGGGCTTCTTCGTCCTCTACCGCTCCCGCAGCGGCGGCCAGACGCTGTCGGAGACGCTGGAGCTGGCGCGGCGCGCGGTGGCGCAGGACACGGGCGCGTCGCTGGACGAAGCGCTCCGGCAGCTTGAACGCGCGCGCGACATGGACGAGTCCAGCGCGCAGGCCTGGGCGCTGACGGCCTACGCACACGCGCTGCGCTACCAGGACCACGGCGGTGCTTCCGAGGACCGACGTCAGGCGCTGGAGGCGCTGGAGAGGCCGGGCGTGAAGGACGGCTTCGGGGGCCTGGCGCTGGCCACCAACGAGCTGGTGGCGGACGAGCGGGGCCGCGAATCGACGCGCCGCGCGCTGCTCGCCTCGCAGGACGAGGTGACGGAGGTGCACGCGCTGGCGGGCAACCTGCTGCTGGCGGCGAAGGACGAGAAGCAGGCCCTGGACCGCTTCGACCGGGCGCTCAAGGCGTCGCCGGGCAACGTCCGCGCGCTGGTGTCCCTGGGCGGCTACTACCTGGCCTCCGAGGACTTCGCGCAGGCGCTGGAGATGTTCAAGCGCGCGCGAGACGTCTCCAAGGAGCACCCGGCCGCCCGCATCGGCATGGCCGAAAGCCGGCTCGCGCTGGAGCAGGAGCTGGACGCCGCCCTGGCGGAGGTGGCGCCGTTGGCGAAGGATCCGCGGCTGCCTCCCGCGCTCAAGCCCCGTCAGCAGCTCGTGCACGGTGAGCTGCTGTCCGCGCTGGGCCGGTACGAGGAGGCGCGCCCGCTGCTCTCCCAGGGCACGCAGGGGCCGCTGGCCATGGACTTCCAGCTCGCGCTCGGCGCCGCGGGCCGGGCCGCCGGCAAGCTGGAGGCCGCGCAGCAGGCCTACGAGGCCGCCTTGAAGCTCCAGCCCAAGAGCGAGACCGCGAAGGAAGGCCTGGGCCGCACGCTGCTGGACCGCGACCGCGAGCGCGAGGCGCTCCAGCGGCTGGAGGTGGATGGTGGCCGCAAGGTGGCGCTGGTGCGAGGCGCGGCGTACGCGCGGCTCGGGGACTGGAAGAAGGCCCGCCTGGAGCTGGCCCGCACGCGCGTGAACGACCGCTACCCGCCGGAGGCCGTCGCCTGGCTGGCGCTGGCGGACGCGAACGAAGGCAACGGCGCCCAGGCGCGCGACGTGCTGGAGAAGGCGCTGGCGAAGCGGCCGCGCACCGACCTGCGCGTGGCGTTGGGTCAGGTGTACTGGCGTGAGCGCGCGCTGGACAAGGCGCAGGCCCAGTTCGACGAGGCGCTGAAGGACCCGCGCGACTACGAAGGCGCGTGTTCGCTGGGGCGGCTGCTGCTGGCGCGCGGCCTGCCGGACATGGCCCTCAAGCCGCTGACGCAGGCGGTGGAGCGAAACGGCGCGCACGGCGAAGCCCGCGATGCGCTGGGCCGGGCGCTGCTGGCCCTGGGCCGCACGCCGGAGGCGCTGAAGCAGTTCGAGGCGTGGCAGCTGGACAACCCGGGCAACGCGGCGGCGCACAAGGGCTTCGCGCTGGCGCTGTACCAGTCCGGCCGCCGCAAGGAGGCGGAAGGGGCGTCCGGCCGCGCGGTGAAGCTCGCGCCGGATGACGCGGAGGGGCAGCGGCTGCGCGCGGCGCTCCTGTTCAGCAACGGCGACGCGAGGGGCGGCTTCTCGGCGCTGGAGCGCGCCAACAAGCTGGACTCCAAGGACCCCGACACCTTCTGTGAAATCGCCCAGGCCTTCCTGCGCCAGGGCCAGGTGGAGAGCGCGGACGCGGCCTTCGCGGCGGCGCGGCGCGAGGGGCCGGACGCGACGTGCGGCCGCGTGGGAGAGCTGTACGCGCAGCTGCCCGGCGGAGGCCGTGGGGCGTCGCGCACGCTGAAGGACCTGGCCGACAAGGCGCCCACCGTCTGGGACAAGGCCTTCGCCCAGACGACGCTGGCGCGGGTGCTGCTGGGCGCCGGTCTGGTGAAGGAGGCGCGGGTGGCGGCCGACGAAGCCGTGAAGCTGGCCCCCTTCAGCGGCCGGGCGCACCTGGCGCTGGGGCTGGTGGCCTTCAAGCAGCGGCAGGAGGCGCCCGCGCGCGAGGCGCTGGCCAAGGCGGTGGAGCTGGAGCCCACGGACGGCATGGCGCACCTGGCGCTGGCGGACGTCCTGGCACGCGAGACGGCGGAGCTGCCCCGGGCGGTGGAGTCCTACGAGGCCTTCCTCAAGCTCGCCGGGGGCGCGCCGGAAGCCGCCCGCGTGAAGAAGGCCCTTCCGCTCCTCAAGCGTCGGGCGTCGAGATAG
- a CDS encoding cyclic nucleotide-binding domain-containing protein, producing the protein MDAAVLKKVALFEGLTQGQLAKVARIAQSRTYPAGDFVFREGDTGQDMFILTDGKVRISKSVPGIGEEALAILEPGQYFGEMAVIEDSPRSADAIAHSGCTVWVIEREKLDQLMFTDKDLAYVLLWTFVRTLSERLRETNDKIKGFFAISRF; encoded by the coding sequence ATGGATGCCGCTGTCCTCAAGAAGGTTGCGCTCTTCGAGGGATTGACCCAGGGCCAGCTCGCCAAGGTCGCCCGGATTGCCCAATCCCGGACCTACCCGGCCGGCGACTTCGTCTTCCGCGAGGGCGACACCGGGCAGGACATGTTCATCCTCACCGACGGCAAGGTGCGCATTTCCAAATCCGTGCCGGGCATCGGGGAGGAGGCGCTCGCCATCCTCGAACCGGGCCAGTATTTCGGGGAGATGGCGGTCATCGAGGATTCACCCCGCTCCGCGGACGCCATCGCCCACAGTGGCTGCACGGTGTGGGTCATCGAGCGGGAGAAGCTGGACCAGCTCATGTTCACGGACAAGGACCTGGCCTACGTGCTCCTCTGGACGTTCGTCCGCACGCTGAGCGAGCGGCTCCGCGAGACGAACGACAAGATCAAGGGCTTCTTCGCCATCTCCCGCTTCTAG
- the radC gene encoding RadC family protein has translation MEQGGEAWAGSGEGGSTGGGSVRARTEDARERLFRLGAEALTDLELLGLLWTEGPRGAGLKDVAEGGLTRGGLKALVQEDPRTLCARRGVGPARTSRLLAALELGRRAQRSPERRPRLRTPKDIHAYLAPTLGGLRREVFHVLCFNPRNVLVHDARVAEGTLSACPVDPREVFAATLSARATAIVLAHNHPSGDPEPSVQDVGLTEHLARAAGLLGVKLLDHVVVGDGAYVSMLERGLLPDSEREGRRKCGTPGGGW, from the coding sequence ATGGAACAGGGTGGCGAGGCGTGGGCGGGGTCGGGCGAAGGGGGATCCACGGGCGGAGGGTCGGTGAGGGCCCGCACGGAGGACGCGCGCGAGCGCCTCTTCCGGTTGGGCGCGGAGGCCCTCACCGACCTGGAGTTGCTGGGCCTGCTGTGGACGGAGGGGCCGCGAGGCGCGGGCCTGAAGGACGTGGCGGAAGGGGGACTGACGCGGGGCGGGCTCAAGGCGCTGGTGCAGGAGGATCCGCGCACCCTCTGCGCGCGGCGGGGCGTGGGCCCCGCCCGGACGTCGCGGCTGCTGGCGGCGCTGGAGCTGGGGCGGCGCGCGCAGCGCTCACCGGAGCGCCGGCCCCGGCTGCGCACGCCGAAGGACATCCACGCGTACCTGGCGCCCACGTTGGGCGGGCTCCGGCGCGAGGTCTTCCACGTGCTGTGCTTCAACCCGCGCAACGTGCTGGTGCACGACGCCCGGGTGGCCGAAGGGACGCTGAGCGCGTGCCCGGTCGACCCGCGCGAGGTGTTCGCCGCGACGCTGTCCGCGAGGGCCACCGCCATCGTGCTCGCGCACAACCATCCCTCGGGTGACCCCGAGCCCAGCGTCCAGGACGTGGGGCTCACCGAACACCTGGCGCGGGCGGCGGGCCTGCTGGGCGTGAAGCTGCTGGACCATGTCGTCGTGGGGGACGGCGCCTATGTTTCGATGCTGGAGCGCGGCCTGCTGCCAGACAGCGAGCGGGAGGGGCGACGCAAGTGTGGCACGCCGGGTGGAGGCTGGTGA
- a CDS encoding lysophospholipid acyltransferase family protein, whose product MLERFSDKVKKGLRGWTERMAGEAQSGELQGLARTENEYGVDPFGFNLDYSLAAIAPFLWLYRHYFRVEAYGADRIPAGRVLLVSNHSGQLPMDGAMIGIALMVEGSPPRAIRSMVEKWVPSLPYVSTFMARVGQIVGTPENCRRLLEAEEAILVFPEGTRGLNKLWPQRYQLQEFGLGFMRLALETNTPIVPIAVVGAEEQAPALMNLKPLAKLLGMPSFPITPTGAAFPLPTKYRIYFGDALHFTGRADDEDSELDKKVRTVKASIQGMLQQGLKERRSVFW is encoded by the coding sequence ATGCTGGAGCGTTTCAGCGACAAGGTGAAGAAGGGCCTGCGCGGCTGGACCGAGCGCATGGCGGGCGAAGCACAATCCGGCGAGCTCCAGGGCCTGGCCCGGACGGAGAACGAGTACGGGGTGGATCCGTTCGGGTTCAACCTGGACTACAGCCTGGCGGCCATCGCCCCGTTCCTGTGGCTCTACCGCCACTACTTCCGCGTGGAGGCCTACGGCGCGGACCGCATCCCCGCCGGGCGCGTGCTGCTGGTGTCCAACCACTCCGGCCAGCTGCCCATGGACGGCGCGATGATTGGCATCGCCCTGATGGTGGAGGGCTCTCCGCCGCGCGCCATCCGCAGCATGGTGGAGAAGTGGGTGCCGTCGCTGCCCTACGTCTCCACCTTCATGGCGCGCGTAGGCCAGATTGTCGGCACGCCGGAGAACTGCCGCCGCCTGCTGGAGGCCGAGGAGGCCATCCTCGTGTTCCCCGAAGGCACGCGCGGCCTCAACAAGCTGTGGCCCCAGCGCTACCAGCTCCAGGAGTTCGGCCTGGGCTTCATGCGGCTGGCCCTGGAGACGAACACGCCCATCGTCCCCATCGCCGTGGTGGGCGCGGAGGAGCAGGCCCCCGCGCTGATGAACTTGAAGCCCCTGGCGAAGCTTCTGGGCATGCCGTCCTTCCCCATCACGCCCACGGGCGCGGCCTTCCCGCTGCCCACGAAGTACCGGATCTACTTCGGAGACGCGCTGCACTTCACCGGCCGCGCGGACGACGAGGACAGTGAACTCGACAAGAAGGTGCGCACCGTGAAGGCCTCCATCCAGGGGATGCTCCAGCAGGGGCTCAAGGAACGCCGGAGCGTGTTCTGGTGA
- a CDS encoding DUF3006 domain-containing protein, producing the protein MAAGVLLGVGTSPVRVELLEGTRARVITTGSGQACTVERWRLPPGTREGDVLVDGRLDPERTEHLRREVARKRAALAVPLPPGLDL; encoded by the coding sequence ATGGCGGCGGGGGTGCTGCTGGGGGTGGGCACAAGCCCCGTGCGGGTGGAGCTGCTGGAGGGCACGCGGGCCCGGGTGATCACGACTGGGAGCGGGCAGGCGTGCACGGTGGAGCGCTGGAGGCTGCCACCGGGCACACGCGAAGGGGACGTCCTCGTGGACGGTCGCCTGGACCCGGAGCGGACGGAGCACCTGCGGCGCGAGGTGGCGCGGAAACGGGCCGCGTTGGCGGTTCCACTTCCTCCGGGGCTCGACTTGTGA
- a CDS encoding RecQ family ATP-dependent DNA helicase gives MRAMLESLPFLEDAQRGLVRYFGLSEFRPGQASVINSVLSGRNTVVVMPTGAGKSLCYQLPALLLPGITLVVSPLIALMKDQVEQLTAKGIPATFINSSLSDLERAERLRKLRAREYKLLYVAPERFRSGSFLELVAELGVELFAVDEAHCISQWGHDFRPDYALLGQVRKRLRPPRTVALTATATPEVRDDIVRVLLMKEPRVFAQGFDRPNLFLDVVNVNGDEERREACTQLAAKGGSGIIYCSTRKAAEGMHSALVTRKVRAVLYHAGMEDDARRRAQEDFMSAKDAVAVATNAFGMGIDKPDIRFVAHANIPRAVEAYYQEIGRAGRDGNPATAVLLFNHADVYTQERLIESSHPSEAVLSDVWTALQGVEEFDRGVHALAGMVGASEFEVSAALRIFEREGKLERGGRGEGEYGLTLTDKAASAQPHAPETQRLLRSLLETFPVGRQTTTELPILARRTALSEDEVRHALGLLEKAGVVRVRKPFAGRSIRALERVPFRGLSVDLSRVRTQERHNLLMLKRMTDYAYTPKCRRAFILSYFGQADAAAVCGTCDRCAGSMMPKPSGSSSRSSSAGAGAPVMVYSELASTELRRWRKDLAKDLGIAPFIIFNDATLLGIASALPVDRESFLAVKGTGESRWERFGPKVVEICMMARAAGHEPQATPVPPRVRKSKLRRPM, from the coding sequence ATGCGCGCGATGCTGGAGTCCCTGCCCTTCCTCGAAGATGCCCAGCGGGGACTGGTGCGGTACTTCGGCCTGTCGGAGTTCCGTCCCGGCCAGGCCTCCGTCATCAACTCGGTGCTCAGCGGCCGCAACACCGTGGTGGTGATGCCCACGGGCGCGGGCAAAAGCCTGTGCTACCAGCTCCCGGCGCTGCTGCTGCCGGGCATCACGCTGGTGGTGTCGCCGCTCATCGCGCTGATGAAGGACCAGGTGGAGCAGCTCACCGCGAAGGGTATCCCGGCCACCTTCATCAACTCGTCGCTGTCGGACCTGGAGCGGGCGGAGCGCCTGCGCAAGCTGCGCGCCCGCGAGTACAAGCTGCTCTACGTCGCGCCGGAGCGCTTCCGCAGCGGGAGCTTCCTGGAGCTGGTCGCGGAGCTGGGCGTGGAGCTGTTCGCCGTGGACGAGGCGCACTGCATCTCCCAGTGGGGCCATGACTTCCGGCCGGACTACGCGCTGCTGGGCCAGGTGCGCAAGCGGCTGCGCCCCCCGCGCACGGTGGCCCTGACCGCCACGGCGACGCCGGAGGTGCGCGACGACATCGTCCGCGTGCTGCTGATGAAGGAGCCCCGGGTGTTCGCCCAGGGCTTTGATCGGCCGAACCTCTTCCTCGACGTGGTGAACGTCAACGGGGACGAAGAGCGCCGGGAGGCCTGCACGCAGCTGGCGGCGAAGGGGGGCAGCGGCATCATCTACTGCTCCACGCGCAAGGCCGCGGAAGGGATGCACTCCGCGCTCGTGACGCGCAAGGTGCGCGCGGTGCTCTACCACGCGGGCATGGAGGACGACGCCCGCCGCCGCGCGCAGGAGGACTTCATGTCCGCGAAGGACGCGGTGGCGGTGGCCACCAACGCCTTCGGGATGGGCATCGACAAGCCGGACATCCGCTTCGTCGCGCACGCCAACATCCCCCGGGCGGTGGAGGCGTACTACCAGGAGATTGGCCGCGCGGGCCGGGACGGCAACCCCGCCACGGCGGTGCTGCTGTTCAACCACGCGGACGTGTACACGCAGGAGCGCCTCATCGAGAGCAGCCACCCGTCCGAAGCCGTGCTGTCCGACGTGTGGACCGCGCTCCAGGGCGTGGAGGAGTTCGACCGGGGCGTGCACGCGCTGGCGGGCATGGTGGGGGCCAGCGAGTTCGAGGTCTCCGCCGCGCTGCGCATCTTCGAGCGCGAGGGCAAGCTGGAGCGCGGCGGGCGCGGCGAGGGCGAGTACGGCCTGACGTTGACGGACAAGGCGGCCTCCGCCCAACCGCACGCGCCAGAGACCCAGCGGCTTTTGCGCTCGCTGCTGGAGACGTTCCCCGTGGGGCGGCAGACCACCACGGAGCTGCCCATCCTCGCCCGGCGCACGGCGCTGTCGGAGGACGAGGTCCGGCACGCGCTGGGCCTCCTGGAGAAGGCGGGCGTGGTGCGGGTGCGCAAGCCCTTCGCGGGGCGCTCCATCCGCGCGCTGGAGCGCGTGCCGTTCCGCGGCCTGAGCGTGGACTTGAGCCGCGTTCGCACGCAGGAGCGACACAACCTGCTGATGCTCAAGCGGATGACGGACTACGCGTACACGCCGAAGTGCCGGCGCGCGTTCATCCTCAGCTACTTCGGGCAGGCGGACGCAGCGGCCGTGTGCGGGACGTGCGACCGGTGCGCGGGCAGCATGATGCCCAAGCCGTCCGGGTCCTCCTCGCGCTCCTCATCCGCGGGGGCCGGCGCGCCCGTGATGGTCTACAGCGAGCTTGCGTCCACGGAGCTGCGCCGCTGGCGCAAGGACCTGGCGAAGGACCTGGGCATCGCGCCCTTCATCATCTTCAACGACGCGACGCTGCTGGGCATCGCCTCCGCGCTGCCGGTGGACCGGGAGTCCTTCCTCGCGGTGAAGGGCACCGGGGAGAGCCGCTGGGAGCGCTTCGGCCCCAAGGTGGTGGAGATCTGCATGATGGCGCGCGCCGCGGGCCATGAGCCGCAGGCCACGCCGGTGCCGCCGCGCGTGCGCAAGTCGAAGCTGCGCCGCCCCATGTGA
- the trxB gene encoding thioredoxin-disulfide reductase: protein MSQDKIQKVTIIGSGPAGYTAAIYAARANLEPVVFAGGPTLEHPQRVPGGQLMVTTDVENYPGFAEPITGPELMERFQKQAERFGTALHMENITKVDFSQRPFLLESESGMQVRSETVIISTGATAKWLNVKGEDTYKNRGVSACATCDGAFFKKQDVLVVGGGDTAMEEATYLAKIVNHVTLIHRRDSLRASKVMQDRALNNPKISFLWNSAVEEVVGNNKGMTGAVVRNLKTNDSQLLTATGLFVAIGHTPNTELFQGILETHQGGYLKTVPGSTRTNIPGVFACGDVQDSYYRQAITAAGTGCMAAIDAERWLIEHGE, encoded by the coding sequence GTGTCGCAGGACAAGATTCAGAAGGTCACCATCATCGGTTCAGGGCCCGCGGGCTACACGGCCGCCATCTACGCGGCGCGCGCGAACCTGGAGCCCGTGGTGTTCGCCGGTGGCCCCACCCTGGAGCACCCCCAGCGCGTGCCGGGCGGCCAGCTCATGGTCACCACCGACGTGGAGAACTACCCCGGCTTCGCGGAGCCCATCACCGGCCCGGAGCTGATGGAGCGCTTCCAGAAGCAGGCGGAGCGCTTCGGCACCGCGCTGCACATGGAGAACATCACCAAGGTGGACTTCTCCCAGCGGCCCTTCCTGCTGGAGAGCGAGAGCGGCATGCAGGTGCGCTCGGAGACGGTCATCATCTCCACGGGCGCCACCGCCAAGTGGCTGAACGTGAAGGGCGAGGACACCTACAAGAACCGGGGCGTGTCCGCGTGCGCCACCTGTGACGGTGCCTTCTTCAAGAAGCAGGACGTGCTGGTGGTGGGCGGCGGCGACACGGCCATGGAAGAGGCCACGTACCTGGCGAAGATCGTCAACCACGTCACGCTCATCCACCGCCGTGACTCCCTGCGCGCCTCCAAGGTGATGCAGGATCGCGCGCTCAACAACCCGAAGATCTCCTTCCTGTGGAACTCCGCCGTGGAGGAGGTGGTGGGCAACAACAAGGGGATGACGGGCGCCGTGGTGCGCAACCTGAAGACGAACGACAGCCAGCTGCTCACCGCCACCGGCCTGTTCGTCGCCATCGGCCACACGCCGAATACGGAGCTGTTCCAGGGCATCCTGGAGACGCACCAGGGCGGCTACCTGAAGACCGTTCCCGGCAGCACGCGCACCAACATCCCCGGCGTCTTCGCCTGCGGTGACGTGCAGGACAGCTACTACCGTCAGGCCATCACCGCCGCGGGCACCGGCTGCATGGCCGCCATCGACGCGGAGCGCTGGCTCATCGAACACGGCGAGTAG